In one Parageobacillus genomosp. 1 genomic region, the following are encoded:
- the urtD gene encoding urea ABC transporter ATP-binding protein UrtD, giving the protein MKPVLMCREVSVDFDGFHALQGVNLEVYPHEVRFLIGPNGAGKTTLLDVICGKTRACSGKVLFYSHDITKMPEHKIVQLGISRKFQSPSIFHQLTVWENMELALKQDRGLFAVLRAKLSREERDTIAALLQRIQLLDYADQKAGSLSHGQKQWLEIGMQLIQFPQLLLLDEPIAGMSEAERERTGELIHEIACNCAVVIVEHDMDFVRRFSKQVTVMHEGKVLCEGTMEDIQQNEKVVEVYLGREEKAC; this is encoded by the coding sequence ATGAAGCCGGTTCTCATGTGTCGCGAAGTGTCGGTGGATTTTGATGGATTTCACGCATTGCAAGGGGTAAATCTTGAAGTGTATCCGCACGAAGTACGATTTTTGATCGGACCAAACGGAGCGGGAAAGACGACGCTACTAGATGTGATCTGCGGAAAAACAAGAGCGTGCAGCGGTAAAGTGTTATTTTACTCACACGATATTACGAAAATGCCGGAGCACAAAATTGTACAGCTTGGCATTTCGCGAAAATTTCAAAGCCCATCGATTTTTCATCAGTTAACGGTGTGGGAGAATATGGAGCTGGCTTTAAAACAAGATCGCGGATTGTTTGCTGTTTTACGGGCAAAGTTGTCGCGAGAAGAGCGTGATACTATCGCCGCACTACTGCAACGTATCCAATTATTAGATTATGCCGATCAAAAGGCTGGTTCTCTTTCACACGGCCAAAAGCAGTGGCTGGAAATTGGAATGCAGCTTATCCAATTTCCTCAGCTTTTGCTGCTTGATGAACCGATTGCTGGAATGAGCGAAGCGGAACGGGAACGAACAGGGGAGCTGATCCATGAAATCGCGTGCAATTGTGCTGTCGTCATTGTGGAGCATGATATGGATTTTGTTCGGCGTTTTTCCAAACAAGTTACGGTCATGCATGAAGGGAAAGTATTATGTGAGGGAACAATGGAGGACATTCAGCAAAATGAAAAAGTGGTAGAAGTTTATTTGGGAAGGGAGGAGAAAGCGTGTTAA
- the urtC gene encoding urea ABC transporter permease subunit UrtC, with protein sequence MTKKGWLYWLFFLALFAAPFYLTEFRLSLLGKFLCFAIIAIGISLIWGYTGILSLGHGVYFGLGAYCMAMYLKLESSHGRLPDFMEWSGVTQLPWFWKPFEHPLFAISSAIIIPVLLAAFLSYFTFKNRIRGVYFSLLSQAVVVVFVTLFIGKQEWTGGTNGLTNFSTVFGFSLSSPLTQIILYLFTVALLLFIFLFSRWLTISRFGRVLVAIRDSENRVRFLGFNPTTYKVFVYSLSAAFAALAGVMFVLQVGLISPAMMGIIPSIEMVLWVAVGGRSSLIGAVIGAIVTNSAKSFFSENYPDIWLLFLGGLFIGMVMFLPNGLVGVYQSFRQRKGQREGRINEAGSHVSRSVGGF encoded by the coding sequence ATGACAAAAAAAGGCTGGCTTTATTGGCTGTTTTTTCTTGCTTTGTTTGCAGCACCGTTTTATTTAACCGAATTTCGTTTATCGCTGCTCGGAAAATTTCTCTGCTTCGCCATAATTGCGATAGGGATTTCTTTGATTTGGGGCTATACAGGGATTTTAAGTTTAGGTCATGGTGTGTACTTTGGTTTAGGAGCTTACTGTATGGCAATGTATTTAAAATTAGAGTCTTCGCATGGACGTTTACCTGATTTTATGGAATGGAGTGGTGTAACCCAGCTTCCGTGGTTTTGGAAACCGTTTGAACATCCCCTATTTGCTATTTCTTCCGCCATCATCATCCCGGTGCTATTAGCAGCATTTCTAAGTTATTTTACGTTTAAAAATCGGATTAGAGGTGTCTATTTTTCTTTATTATCGCAAGCTGTGGTTGTTGTTTTTGTTACGTTGTTCATCGGAAAGCAGGAATGGACAGGAGGAACGAATGGATTAACGAATTTTTCTACCGTTTTCGGTTTTTCTTTATCTTCTCCTCTTACCCAAATTATTCTTTACTTGTTCACCGTTGCTTTGCTTTTGTTCATTTTCCTTTTCTCCCGTTGGTTAACGATAAGTCGATTCGGCCGGGTGCTTGTAGCCATCCGGGATAGTGAAAATAGGGTCCGCTTTTTAGGTTTTAATCCAACAACGTACAAGGTGTTTGTCTATAGCCTTTCCGCAGCTTTTGCGGCGCTGGCGGGCGTAATGTTTGTTTTGCAAGTAGGGCTGATTTCTCCGGCTATGATGGGAATTATCCCTTCGATTGAAATGGTGTTATGGGTTGCTGTCGGAGGAAGGAGTTCGTTAATTGGGGCTGTTATAGGTGCTATTGTTACGAACAGTGCGAAAAGTTTTTTTAGCGAAAATTATCCTGATATATGGCTTCTGTTTTTAGGAGGATTATTTATCGGTATGGTCATGTTTTTGCCAAATGGACTTGTAGGTGTATATCAGTCTTTTAGGCAAAGAAAAGGACAAAGGGAGGGGAGAATAAATGAAGCCGGTTCTCATGTGTCGCGAAGTGTCGGTGGATTTTGA
- the urtA gene encoding urea ABC transporter substrate-binding protein — translation MKRLEWKAFKLLVLLLCAFVFVLSGCAASSAVDEVKENTKETSTSETGDTVKVGILHSLSGTMAISEVSLRDAELMAIEEINESGGLLGKKIKPVIEDGASDWPTFAEKAKKLLQKDKVVAIFGGWTSASRKAMLPVVEQNNGLLWYPVQYEGMESSPNIFYTGATTNQQIVPAVSWLLKNRGKKFFLLGSDYVFPRTANKIIKAQLKAEGGQLVGEEYTPLGHTDYSTIISKIKEVKPDVVFNTLNGDSNVAFFKQLKDAGITAKDLTVMSVSIAEEEIRGIGGDVLAGHLAVWNYFQSTNTPENKVFVEKYKEKYGKDRVTDDPIEAAYFAVHLWAEAVKKAGSFDVDKVKKAADGIEYKAPGGTVKIDGETQHTWKIVRIGEIQPNGQFKELWNSGKAIKPDPYLKSYPWAKNLN, via the coding sequence ATGAAGAGATTGGAATGGAAAGCTTTTAAACTGTTAGTCTTGCTTTTATGTGCGTTTGTGTTTGTATTAAGTGGATGTGCTGCATCATCGGCAGTCGATGAGGTGAAAGAAAACACGAAAGAAACAAGTACATCGGAAACGGGTGATACGGTCAAAGTAGGCATTCTCCATTCACTGAGCGGCACGATGGCAATTAGCGAGGTATCGTTGCGTGATGCGGAGTTAATGGCAATCGAAGAGATTAATGAATCAGGCGGTCTGCTAGGAAAAAAAATTAAACCTGTGATTGAGGATGGTGCGTCCGATTGGCCAACATTTGCAGAAAAGGCGAAAAAATTGTTGCAGAAAGACAAAGTGGTGGCGATCTTTGGAGGATGGACATCAGCAAGCCGAAAAGCAATGCTTCCTGTCGTAGAGCAAAATAATGGTTTGCTTTGGTATCCTGTACAGTACGAAGGGATGGAGTCTTCACCAAATATTTTTTATACAGGCGCCACAACCAATCAGCAAATCGTTCCAGCGGTAAGTTGGCTGCTAAAAAATAGAGGAAAGAAATTTTTCTTGCTTGGCTCGGATTATGTGTTTCCGCGCACCGCAAATAAAATTATTAAAGCTCAATTAAAGGCAGAGGGCGGACAATTGGTAGGCGAAGAATATACTCCGCTTGGCCATACGGATTATAGCACGATTATTAGCAAAATTAAAGAAGTGAAGCCGGATGTAGTGTTTAATACGTTAAATGGGGACAGCAATGTCGCTTTCTTTAAGCAATTGAAAGATGCCGGAATTACGGCGAAAGATTTAACTGTTATGTCTGTCAGCATCGCAGAAGAAGAAATTCGCGGAATTGGCGGTGATGTATTAGCAGGTCATCTTGCTGTTTGGAATTATTTCCAGTCAACGAACACACCGGAAAACAAAGTGTTTGTAGAAAAATACAAAGAGAAGTATGGGAAAGATCGGGTTACCGACGACCCGATTGAGGCAGCATATTTTGCTGTTCATTTATGGGCGGAAGCAGTGAAAAAAGCAGGCTCTTTTGATGTCGATAAGGTGAAAAAAGCCGCGGATGGCATTGAGTATAAAGCGCCTGGCGGAACGGTAAAAATCGATGGAGAAACGCAACACACATGGAAGATTGTGAGAATAGGAGAAATCCAGCCAAATGGACAGTTTAAGGAACTATGGAATTCCGGAAAGGCGATCAAGCCAGATCCTTACTTAAAAAGCTATCCATGGGCGAAAAATTTAAATTAA
- a CDS encoding urease subunit beta → MIPGEYLLKQKMIVCNQNKSITKITVKNRGDRPIQVGSHFHFFEVNSFLEFDRQAAYGKHLNIPAGTAVRFEPGDAKQVELVPFSGKRCVYGLNNFVNGPLDQDKKGE, encoded by the coding sequence ATGATACCAGGGGAATATTTGTTAAAACAAAAAATGATTGTTTGTAATCAAAATAAATCGATTACAAAAATTACCGTGAAAAATCGAGGGGATCGTCCGATTCAAGTCGGATCTCACTTTCACTTTTTTGAAGTCAACTCGTTTCTTGAATTTGACCGCCAAGCGGCGTATGGAAAGCATTTAAATATTCCTGCAGGAACAGCGGTGCGCTTTGAACCAGGGGATGCAAAGCAAGTGGAGCTTGTCCCTTTTTCTGGGAAACGTTGTGTTTACGGATTGAATAATTTTGTCAACGGCCCACTTGACCAAGACAAGAAAGGGGAGTAA
- a CDS encoding urease subunit gamma produces the protein MKLTAREQEKLLIVVAADLARRRKERGLKLNYPEAVALITYEILEGARDGRTVAELMQYGTTILTRDDVMEGVPEMIEDIQVEATFPDGTKLVTVHHPIR, from the coding sequence TTGAAACTAACCGCTCGCGAACAAGAGAAGCTGCTTATTGTCGTAGCCGCAGATCTTGCACGCCGCCGCAAGGAGAGAGGGTTAAAGCTAAATTATCCTGAAGCAGTCGCTTTAATTACATATGAAATTTTGGAAGGCGCGCGCGATGGACGTACAGTGGCAGAGCTAATGCAATATGGGACAACGATTTTAACCCGTGATGATGTGATGGAAGGAGTTCCGGAAATGATCGAAGACATACAAGTGGAAGCGACATTTCCTGATGGCACGAAGCTTGTTACGGTTCATCATCCGATTCGTTAA
- the urtB gene encoding urea ABC transporter permease subunit UrtB has translation MSAVITQIFNGFSLGSILLFVAIGLAITFGLMGVINMAHGELIMVGAYMTYVVQQIFSKYAPQSMGYYFFVAIPVAFFVSALLGWGLEKILIRHLYHRPLDSLLATWGVSLILQQVARTIFGAPNVAVLPPGWLDGGIRVAGMVFPYKRLFILAFVILSIFALYAYLNKTPAGRRMRAVTLNRDMASCLGISTRKVDAYAFAIGSGFAGLAGCALTLLGPIGPTIGTYYIVDAFMVVILGGVGKLIGTVLGAIGIGLVSTLMEYSTSATMAKVIIFALIIAFLQWKPSGLVSVKTRSLD, from the coding sequence TTGTCCGCAGTCATTACGCAAATTTTTAACGGTTTCAGCTTAGGTTCGATTTTGCTTTTTGTTGCTATAGGGTTGGCGATTACCTTTGGACTAATGGGTGTCATCAACATGGCTCATGGCGAATTGATAATGGTGGGAGCGTACATGACGTACGTCGTTCAACAAATATTTTCCAAGTATGCTCCGCAATCCATGGGATATTATTTCTTCGTCGCCATTCCTGTTGCCTTTTTTGTTTCTGCTCTCCTTGGCTGGGGATTAGAAAAGATATTAATCCGACATTTATATCATCGTCCGTTGGATAGTTTATTAGCGACATGGGGAGTTAGTTTGATTTTGCAACAAGTTGCGCGAACGATTTTTGGCGCACCAAATGTAGCGGTGCTTCCTCCTGGATGGCTAGATGGAGGTATTCGCGTTGCGGGAATGGTTTTTCCGTACAAACGGCTGTTTATTTTAGCATTTGTCATCCTATCCATTTTTGCCCTTTATGCTTATTTAAACAAAACGCCAGCCGGCCGAAGAATGAGGGCGGTCACGTTAAATCGGGATATGGCTTCTTGTCTTGGGATTTCTACTCGAAAAGTCGATGCATATGCTTTTGCCATTGGTTCCGGTTTTGCCGGTTTAGCGGGCTGTGCGCTGACATTGCTCGGTCCGATTGGTCCAACGATTGGAACGTATTATATTGTCGATGCGTTCATGGTTGTCATTTTAGGAGGGGTGGGGAAACTAATCGGCACGGTGTTGGGAGCAATCGGAATCGGATTGGTTAGCACGTTGATGGAGTACTCGACAAGTGCGACGATGGCAAAAGTGATTATTTTTGCGCTTATTATCGCCTTTTTGCAATGGAAGCCTTCGGGGCTTGTCAGTGTGAAAACAAGATCACTCGATTAA
- the urtE gene encoding urea ABC transporter ATP-binding subunit UrtE — protein sequence MLSVQNLTAGYGQSVVLENVSIHVSKGAVTAVLGRNGVGKTTLIKSIIGLIKPIAGKIEWEYEDITSLPPEERVRKGIGYVPQGREIFSALTVEENLLLGFEALPKKVNQSRILEEIYELFPILKEMLHRKGGDLSGGQQQQLAIARALIGQPKLLLLDEPMEGIQPSIIQLIRDVIVKIAKEKMVGIVLVEHSLDLAFSCADYFYIFDRGAVVAQGRVSETNMNDIQRFLTV from the coding sequence GTGTTAAGCGTTCAAAACCTTACAGCCGGATATGGACAAAGCGTTGTGTTGGAAAATGTAAGCATCCACGTTTCAAAAGGTGCTGTTACGGCGGTGCTTGGGCGAAATGGGGTCGGAAAAACGACGCTCATCAAAAGTATCATCGGGTTAATCAAACCGATTGCCGGCAAAATCGAGTGGGAGTATGAGGATATTACCTCATTACCGCCGGAAGAGAGAGTAAGAAAGGGGATTGGCTATGTTCCACAAGGAAGGGAAATCTTTTCTGCGTTGACAGTAGAAGAAAATTTATTGCTAGGGTTCGAGGCGCTTCCTAAGAAAGTCAATCAATCACGGATTTTAGAAGAAATTTATGAGTTATTTCCTATATTAAAAGAAATGTTGCATAGAAAAGGGGGAGATTTAAGCGGCGGGCAGCAGCAACAGCTTGCCATTGCCCGTGCGCTTATTGGGCAGCCCAAATTGCTTTTGCTTGATGAACCGATGGAAGGAATTCAACCATCGATCATACAGCTTATTCGTGATGTCATTGTCAAAATTGCCAAAGAAAAAATGGTTGGCATTGTCCTTGTCGAGCATAGCTTAGATTTGGCTTTTTCATGCGCGGACTACTTTTACATTTTCGATCGCGGCGCCGTTGTAGCACAGGGGCGTGTCAGTGAAACGAATATGAATGACATTCAACGGTTCTTAACAGTTTAA
- the ureC gene encoding urease subunit alpha, producing the protein MSFQMSRKQYADMFGPTTGDCVRLADTDLWIEIEQDFTVYGDEVKFGGGKVIRDGMGQHPLATRSESMDLVLTNAIIVDYTGIYKADIGIKDGKIAAIGKAGNPLLMDGVNITIGAATEIIAAEGKIVTAGGIDAHIHFICPQQIETALSSGITTMIGGGTGPATGTNATTCTPGEWNIHRMLEAAEAFPMNLGFLGKGNASAKEPLAEQIRAGAIGLKLHEDWGTTAAAIDASLQVADEYDVQVAIHTDTLNEGGFVEDTLRAINGRVIHTYHTEGAGGGHAPDIIKVASFPNILPSSTNPTRPYTKNTLDEHLDMLMVCHHLDPSVPEDIAFADSRIRKETIAAEDILHDLGVFSMISSDSQAMGRVGEVILRTWQTADKMKKQFGRLPEEKGGGDNFRVKRYIAKYTINPALTHGIAKYVGSIEVGKLADLVIWHPAFFGVKPELVLKGGMIAYSVMGDPNASIPTPQPVMYRPMFASYGKALYSTSITFVSKAAFELGIPQKLNLQKTIQPVEHIRSLSKKDMAYNNAMPKIDVDPQTYEVRVDGTLITCEPAEVVPMAQRYFLF; encoded by the coding sequence GTGAGTTTTCAAATGTCGCGAAAACAATATGCGGATATGTTTGGACCGACAACAGGAGATTGTGTTCGTTTAGCGGATACCGATTTATGGATTGAGATCGAACAGGACTTTACCGTTTATGGCGATGAAGTGAAATTTGGCGGCGGAAAAGTCATTCGCGATGGAATGGGGCAACACCCGCTTGCCACACGTTCTGAATCGATGGATTTAGTGCTGACGAATGCAATCATTGTAGATTACACGGGAATTTATAAAGCAGATATTGGGATTAAAGACGGCAAGATTGCTGCAATTGGGAAAGCAGGCAATCCGTTGTTGATGGATGGGGTCAATATAACAATCGGAGCAGCGACGGAAATTATTGCGGCAGAGGGGAAAATTGTCACCGCAGGAGGAATTGACGCCCATATTCACTTTATTTGTCCGCAACAAATCGAAACGGCATTGTCATCGGGGATTACGACAATGATCGGAGGCGGAACAGGACCGGCGACAGGCACAAATGCGACGACGTGTACCCCCGGGGAATGGAACATCCATCGCATGTTGGAAGCGGCCGAAGCGTTTCCGATGAACCTTGGATTTTTAGGAAAAGGCAACGCATCGGCGAAAGAGCCGTTAGCGGAGCAAATTCGCGCAGGAGCCATTGGCTTAAAGCTTCATGAAGATTGGGGGACAACAGCGGCGGCCATTGATGCCAGTTTGCAGGTCGCGGACGAATATGATGTGCAAGTGGCGATTCATACCGATACGCTGAATGAAGGGGGATTTGTCGAAGATACGTTACGGGCGATTAACGGGCGTGTCATTCACACATATCATACGGAAGGAGCGGGCGGGGGGCATGCGCCAGATATTATTAAAGTAGCGAGTTTTCCTAATATATTGCCTTCTTCTACAAACCCAACGCGACCTTATACAAAAAATACGTTAGATGAGCATTTAGACATGTTGATGGTTTGCCATCATTTAGACCCGTCTGTTCCCGAAGATATTGCCTTTGCGGATTCCCGCATTCGTAAAGAAACGATCGCGGCGGAAGATATTCTCCATGATTTAGGCGTTTTTAGCATGATCAGCTCTGATTCGCAAGCGATGGGACGCGTCGGAGAAGTGATTTTGCGTACATGGCAAACAGCGGATAAGATGAAAAAGCAATTTGGAAGACTGCCAGAAGAAAAAGGAGGGGGCGATAATTTTCGAGTAAAGCGTTACATTGCCAAATATACGATTAATCCGGCGCTTACCCATGGGATTGCGAAGTACGTCGGATCGATCGAAGTGGGCAAATTAGCCGATTTAGTCATTTGGCATCCTGCATTTTTTGGCGTAAAACCGGAACTTGTTTTGAAAGGGGGAATGATTGCCTATAGCGTAATGGGAGATCCTAATGCCAGCATTCCGACTCCGCAGCCGGTCATGTATCGGCCGATGTTTGCAAGTTATGGAAAAGCCTTATATAGCACTTCTATTACATTTGTATCGAAAGCAGCTTTTGAGCTTGGAATCCCACAGAAATTGAATTTGCAAAAAACAATTCAACCGGTAGAGCACATTCGCAGCTTGTCGAAAAAAGACATGGCGTATAACAATGCGATGCCAAAGATTGATGTCGACCCGCAAACTTATGAGGTAAGAGTCGACGGAACTCTTATTACGTGTGAACCAGCCGAAGTTGTTCCAATGGCGCAACGATATTTTTTATTTTGA